In Mycobacterium sp. Aquia_216, a genomic segment contains:
- a CDS encoding helicase HerA-like domain-containing protein yields MTTESAAGGPAQRIASGYAVEGQALELGTVVVDGDADPTAQIRIPLATVNRHGLVAGATGTGKTKTLQLIAEQLSAAGVSVLMADVKGDLSGLSRPGEANDRTAVRAKDTGDSWVATGFPVEFLSLGTEGIGVPIRATVASFGPVLLSKVLGLNATQESTLGLIFHWATENNQPLITLDQLRAAISHLTSDEGKADLKSLGGVSSTTAGVILRSLVNLESEGGDTFFGEPKLDPQDLLRVDDRGHGIISLLEFTGQSLRPVIFSTFLMWVLADLFAVLPEVGDVDKPKLVFFFDEAHLLFTDASKAFLEQVEQTVKLIRSKGVGVFFCTQLPTDLPNDVLSQLGARVQHALRAFTPDDQKALSKTVRTYPKTDVYDLQSALTSLGIGEAVVTVLSEKGAPTPVAWTRMRVPRSLMGAVGTDAITAAAKSSPLQAKYGQTIQQPSQPQVPASLPEQRHAEPDNPSLPTDFDIPPMPEPFEPKGPAMWEEVLKNPTVKSGINTAIREAVKGIFGTGRGRRK; encoded by the coding sequence ATGACCACTGAATCAGCGGCGGGCGGACCCGCGCAGCGGATCGCCAGCGGCTATGCCGTCGAAGGCCAGGCGCTGGAATTGGGCACCGTCGTCGTCGACGGCGACGCCGATCCAACCGCGCAGATCCGCATCCCGCTGGCCACCGTCAACCGGCACGGTCTGGTGGCCGGAGCCACCGGAACCGGCAAGACCAAGACCCTGCAGCTGATCGCCGAGCAGCTCAGTGCCGCAGGCGTCTCGGTGTTGATGGCCGACGTGAAGGGTGACTTGTCGGGTCTGTCCCGGCCGGGGGAGGCCAACGACAGGACTGCGGTGCGTGCCAAAGACACGGGCGACAGTTGGGTGGCGACGGGATTCCCGGTGGAGTTCTTGTCGCTGGGCACCGAGGGGATCGGGGTACCCATACGGGCGACGGTTGCCAGTTTCGGCCCGGTCTTGTTGTCAAAGGTGTTGGGGCTCAACGCGACCCAAGAGTCGACCCTGGGTTTGATCTTCCACTGGGCAACGGAAAACAACCAACCGCTGATTACGTTGGACCAGTTGCGCGCCGCGATCAGCCACCTGACCAGCGACGAGGGCAAAGCGGACCTGAAATCCCTTGGCGGGGTGTCGTCGACGACCGCAGGCGTCATCTTGCGATCCCTGGTGAACCTCGAATCCGAGGGTGGTGACACGTTCTTCGGCGAGCCGAAGCTCGACCCCCAGGATCTGCTGCGTGTCGACGACCGGGGCCACGGCATCATCTCGCTACTCGAGTTCACTGGTCAGTCGTTGCGTCCGGTCATCTTCTCCACCTTCCTGATGTGGGTACTGGCAGATCTGTTTGCCGTTCTGCCCGAGGTCGGTGACGTCGACAAGCCCAAGCTGGTCTTCTTTTTCGACGAGGCGCACCTGCTGTTCACCGACGCGTCGAAGGCATTCCTCGAGCAGGTCGAGCAGACCGTCAAGCTGATCCGATCCAAGGGCGTCGGGGTCTTCTTCTGCACGCAGTTGCCCACCGATCTGCCCAACGATGTGCTCTCCCAGCTCGGCGCGCGGGTGCAGCACGCCTTGCGCGCGTTCACCCCCGATGACCAGAAGGCGCTGTCCAAGACCGTCCGCACGTATCCCAAAACCGATGTCTACGACCTGCAGTCGGCGTTGACCTCGCTGGGGATCGGCGAGGCCGTCGTCACGGTGCTGTCCGAGAAGGGCGCACCCACGCCGGTGGCCTGGACTCGCATGCGGGTGCCCCGGTCGCTGATGGGCGCCGTCGGCACCGACGCGATCACTGCCGCGGCCAAATCCAGTCCACTGCAAGCCAAATACGGCCAGACGATTCAGCAGCCATCGCAACCTCAAGTGCCCGCATCCCTACCAGAGCAACGGCACGCGGAACCCGACAATCCGTCGTTGCCAACGGACTTCGACATCCCGCCGATGCCGGAGCCCTTCGAGCCGAAGGGCCCGGCCATGTGGGAGGAAGTGCTGAAGAATCCGACCGTGAAAAGCGGTATCAACACCGCGATACGCGAAGCGGTGAAAGGCATCTTCGGCACGGGCCGCGGCCGCCGTAAATAG
- the orn gene encoding oligoribonuclease, with protein MRDELVWIDCEMTGLDLRSDKLIEIAALVTDADLNILGDGVDVVIHADDAALSSMIDVVTEMHTRSGLINEVRASTVDLATAEAMVLDYIGKHVKQPKTAPLAGNSIATDRSFIARDMPALDSFLHYRMIDVSSIKELCRRWYPRIYFGQPAKGVTHRALADIRESIRELQFYRRTAFVSPPGPSTSEIAAVAAEIEGNDGAPEATDSAVEPPNR; from the coding sequence GTGCGCGACGAATTGGTGTGGATCGACTGCGAGATGACCGGGTTGGATCTGAGGTCGGACAAGTTGATCGAGATCGCAGCCCTGGTCACCGACGCCGATCTGAACATTCTCGGCGACGGCGTCGACGTGGTGATCCACGCCGACGATGCTGCCCTGTCGTCGATGATCGACGTGGTCACCGAGATGCACACCCGCTCCGGGCTGATCAACGAGGTGCGGGCATCCACCGTCGACCTGGCCACCGCCGAGGCGATGGTGCTCGATTACATCGGCAAGCACGTCAAGCAGCCCAAGACGGCGCCGCTCGCGGGCAATTCGATCGCCACCGATCGTTCGTTCATCGCGCGCGATATGCCCGCCCTGGATTCGTTTCTGCATTACCGGATGATCGACGTCAGCTCGATCAAGGAGCTCTGCCGCCGCTGGTATCCCCGCATTTACTTTGGCCAGCCGGCCAAGGGGGTCACACACCGGGCGCTGGCCGACATCCGCGAGTCGATCCGCGAACTGCAGTTCTACCGCCGTACCGCGTTTGTATCGCCCCCGGGGCCTTCTACCAGCGAAATCGCCGCGGTGGCCGCCGAAATAGAGGGCAACGACGGCGCACCGGAGGCAACTGATTCGGCCGTCGAGCCACCGAACCGCTAG